The genomic segment AAATCGTTTCTCTTCGGAAATCCATTCATGAAGAAAGGAAAAGCCTGTAGCATACCTCTCTCCCATGAGTCATTCATGTAAAATGAGAGAAACTTTTTGCAGACCGTAACAGAGTCTGACTTGAGAATGGGAAGATTGTTTGTTCTTTCTTCAGGGACAACAGATCGATTCATCGTTTCACCTTTTTTAATAAATTACTCCACGATTCTATCTGAAGAACATCGATTCCAAAAAGCATTTCAATTTGAAGTTTCGGAAGCCGGAGAGGTCAACCTTCGCTTCTGATCTTGCGTCTCCATTAAAAAAAGCTGAAAATACTTTACTGTAAATTTTTCAGAGAAACAAGAATAATTTTTTTATTTCACCGTTGCGTCAGATTCTCAAATCTGATGCAGAGTTTTGTCTAGCATAAGGCATCGATGAAAATTATCAATGAAACCATCGGATTTAAGAATCTGGCATTGAACTAAATAATTCTTCCTTTTAGTGTTTGGACACTACCTTTAAGTAAAATAAATCTTCCTTTTAGCATTAGGTAACAACCTTTGGGTAATAAAATTCTTTCTTTGTCTCTTTAGGAAACACTTTGTTATGGGAACCAGTTTCCGACTTGAGCGACAGTGAAAGACTAAACTGGTTTTGATCTTAATCAGATAACCTAAAACGAATTTGTTCCGAAACTTCGGAATGAAAACTGGTTTGGGGTGACAAACGACCTTTCTCGTCAAGCCTGTATGGTGACCTGTCGCCTGTCACCAGTTACCAACAACCACGCTACTGCATGTCAATTGTTTCTCTCGCTCCGCTGTCTTAAATTTCTGCCAGGATGACAGACTTTAAGTTGAATACGAATTTTAAGCCGACCGGCGATCAGCCGCAGGCAATAGCCGAACTAACCGCGGGCGTCCGTCGGGGAGATCCGTTTCAAACTCTGCTGGGAGTGACCGGTTCGGGAAAAACATTTACGATGGCTCATGTGATACAAAATGTCCAGAAGCCGACGCTGATCATTTCTCACAACAAGACGCTCGCCGCGCAACTGTACGGTGAATTCAAGACGTTTTTCCCGGAAAACGCCGTTGAATATTTCATTTCGTTTTACGATTATTACCAGCCGGAAGCTTATCTGCCGGTGACGGATACATACATCGAAAAAGATTCGTCGATCAACGACGAGATCGACAAACTTCGGTTGAGGACGACCAGTTCGCTCATCAGTCGGAAAGACGTCATCGTGATCGCGAGCGTTTCCTGCATTTACGGCATCGGCTCGCCGGAAGAATACTCGAAGTATATCGTCCTGTTGAAAAAAGGACAGCGTATCAGCATTCGCTCGGTTTTCCTGCAATTAGTTGACATTCTATATTCGCGCAACGATCTGGTACTGGAACGCGGTACTTTTCGGGCGCGCGGCGACGTCGTTGAGATTCAGCCTGCTTACGAAGATTTCGGATACCGGATTGAGTTCTTCGGCGACGAAATCGAGCGTCTCTACACGTTTACACCGCTGACCGGTGAGATCATTTCGGAATTGGACAATATCGTCGTCTTTCCCGCAAAGCATTTCATCTCGTCCGAGGAAACTGTCAAACGCGCTCTGGATACGATCGAAAAGGAATTGGACGTTCGCCTGCTGGAGTTGAAGGAAGCGGGAAAACTCCTCGAAGCGCAGAGAATCGACCAGCGAACACGCTTTGACGTCGAAATGATCCGGGAGGTCGGTTACTGTAGCGGGATCGAGAATTATTCCCGGCATTTTTCGGGTAGAAAACCGGGGCAACAGCCATTCACGCTCATGGACTTCTTCCCGAAGGATTATCTTCTGTTCATCGACGAGTCGCACGCAACGTTGCCGCAGATTCGGGCAATGTATAACGGCGATCGGAGCCGCAAGGAAATTCTCGTCGAATATGGTTTTCGCCTGCCGTCAGCGCTGGACAACCGCCCACTGAAATTTTCCGAGTTCGAGCAGATGATAAATCAGGTGGTTTTCGTTTCGGCGACGCCGACGGATTTCGAACTGGAAAAATGTAAAGGCGTCGTCGTCGAACAGATCATTCGCCCGACGGGATTATTGGATCCGGAAATCTTCATCCAGCCAAGCAAACATCAGATCGATCATTTGATCGAGGAGATCGTCAAAACGACTTCCCGAAAAGAACGTGCGCTGGTCACGACGCTGACGAAACGGATGGCGGAAGACCTCGCCGAATACCTGCAGGGAACCGGATTGCGCGTCCGGTATCTTCATTCGGAAATCAAGGCGCTGGATAGGGTCGGCATTCTGCGCGATCTGCGATTGGGAGAATTCGATGTTCTCGTCGGAATCAATCTCCTGAGAGAAGGACTCGATCTGCCGGAAGTTTCATTGGTGGCGATTCTCGACGCCGACAAAGAAGGATTCCTCCGATCGGCGCGGTCGCTGATGCAGGTTTCGGGACGCGCCGCGCGGAATATCAACGGGAAGGTCATTTTCTATGCCGACGAGATCACCGATTCGATGCGAAAAGTCATCGACGAAGTCAATCGCAGGAGAATCACCCAACAAAAATACAATGAAGAACACGGCATCGTTCCCAAAACAATTTACAAATCCGTCGCGGACGTCATGATGACGACCGCAGTCGCTGATATGAAACCGACCGAATTTCAGAAAAAGGAAAAATCCGACGATCGCTACCGTTCACAGATGGACGATCTTGAACTGATCGAGTTGCTGAAACGCGAGATGACAACGGCTTCGGAAAACCTCGAATTCGAGCGCGCGGCGGAACTTCGTGACGAGATTCTTCGTTTGTCTAAGAACAAGAAAACCGCTTTCGAGCGGAATGCTTATTAGGAAATAATAATGAATTTGAAAAAAAAGGTATTGGTCATTGGCGGAGGCGGGCGGGAACATGCGATCGTCTGGAAACTTTCGCAATCGCCGACTGTCGAGAAAATATTTTGCGCGCCGGGAAATTCCGGAACTGCGCATATCGCCGAAAATATCGCCATTATCGAATCCGACATCGAACGACTTCTGAAATTTGCGCGTGAGAACCGAATCGATTTGACGATCGTTGGTCCGGAAGCGCCGTTGATGGCGGGAATTGTCGATACATTTCGCGACGCCGGACTCGCGATTTTTGGGCCGACGAAAGCCGCCGCTCAGTTGGAAGGAAGCAAAGCGTTTGCAAAAGAATTCATGAAGCGACACAACATTCCAACGGCTTCGTTCCAGATTTGCCAATCCCGCCGGGAAACTGAAAATGTCGTCGCCGGGAAAGTTTTTCCGTATGTCATAAAGGTTGACGGACTTGCCGCCGGAAAAGGCGCACTCGTGATTCAGAACAAGGCGGATTTGAGTGCGGCGCTGGCGGAGATTTACACGGAAAACAAGTTCGGAAAAGCGGCGGAGAAAGTCGTGATCGAGGATTTTTTAATAGGCGAAGAACTATCCGTTTTTGCAGTCACGGATGGAAATCGCTACGTAGTTTTGCATTCGGCGCAGGATCATAAGCGAATTTTCGACGGCGATTTAGGTCCGAACACCGGCGGAATGGGCGCCTATTCGCCTGCGCCGCTCGGCTCGAAATCAGTTCTTGAAAAAATTGAGGAAAAAGTCATTCGGCCGGTTTTGGATGGAATGCGCACGGAAGGAACGCCTTATACCGGTGTTTTGTACTGCGGATTGATGATCGATAACGGCGAGCTGTCCGTCGTTGAGTTCAATGCGCGATTCGGCGATCCAGAAACGCAGGTAGTCATTCCGCTCATCGCGTCGGACTTTGCGGAATTGCTTTATGGCACGGCGACTGGAAAACTTGACAAGACTACTTTTTCTTTGTCGAACCGTTTTGCCGCCTGCGTCGTTCTCGCGTCGAAAGGTTATCCCGGTTCGTATGAAAAAGGAAAACAAATCTATGGAATAGACGACAGTTTTGCCGATCCGGATCAAACGCTTTTCATCGCAGGCGCCAAATTCGACGGAACGTCTTGGATCACGACCGGCGGGAGAGTTTTCGGCGTGACGGCGATCTCGGACTCGCTCGAATCGGCGATCGATTTGGCATATCGGCGCGTTGCCGGAATCCATTTCGACGGAATACAATTTCGGACGGACATCGGAAAAAAAGCATTTCAAACGAAAAATTGAGATTAAAAAGTATGGGAAACACGAAGACACGAAAGCACGAAGATATTTCTTAATAAAAAATCTTAGTATCTTTGTGCCTTAGTGGTTATAAAAAGGTGAGAAAATGGAATTAGATCGCATTTCAAGACTACAGCAAAGTTTCGGAATTCTCGGCGAGTCAGACCAAATCCGTGAGATCGTCGAAACGATCGATCAGGTTGCCGGAACGAACATCACCGTTTTACTTTCCGGCGAAAGCGGAACAGGCAAGGAAATCATCGCCAACGCGATTCACAAACACAGCGCACAGAAACATCAGCCGTTTATCAAAGTCAATTGCGGCGCGATTCCGCCGGGAATTCTCGAAAGTGAGTTATTCGGGCATGTCAAAGGATCGTTCACCGGCGCGATCGAACATCGGAAAGGCTATTTTGAAGCCGCTG from the Candidatus Marinimicrobia bacterium CG08_land_8_20_14_0_20_45_22 genome contains:
- a CDS encoding excinuclease ABC subunit B (The UvrABC repair system catalyzes the recognition and processing of DNA lesions. The beta-hairpin of the Uvr-B subunit is inserted between the strands, where it probes for the presence of a lesion), with translation MTDFKLNTNFKPTGDQPQAIAELTAGVRRGDPFQTLLGVTGSGKTFTMAHVIQNVQKPTLIISHNKTLAAQLYGEFKTFFPENAVEYFISFYDYYQPEAYLPVTDTYIEKDSSINDEIDKLRLRTTSSLISRKDVIVIASVSCIYGIGSPEEYSKYIVLLKKGQRISIRSVFLQLVDILYSRNDLVLERGTFRARGDVVEIQPAYEDFGYRIEFFGDEIERLYTFTPLTGEIISELDNIVVFPAKHFISSEETVKRALDTIEKELDVRLLELKEAGKLLEAQRIDQRTRFDVEMIREVGYCSGIENYSRHFSGRKPGQQPFTLMDFFPKDYLLFIDESHATLPQIRAMYNGDRSRKEILVEYGFRLPSALDNRPLKFSEFEQMINQVVFVSATPTDFELEKCKGVVVEQIIRPTGLLDPEIFIQPSKHQIDHLIEEIVKTTSRKERALVTTLTKRMAEDLAEYLQGTGLRVRYLHSEIKALDRVGILRDLRLGEFDVLVGINLLREGLDLPEVSLVAILDADKEGFLRSARSLMQVSGRAARNINGKVIFYADEITDSMRKVIDEVNRRRITQQKYNEEHGIVPKTIYKSVADVMMTTAVADMKPTEFQKKEKSDDRYRSQMDDLELIELLKREMTTASENLEFERAAELRDEILRLSKNKKTAFERNAY
- a CDS encoding phosphoribosylamine--glycine ligase, coding for MNLKKKVLVIGGGGREHAIVWKLSQSPTVEKIFCAPGNSGTAHIAENIAIIESDIERLLKFARENRIDLTIVGPEAPLMAGIVDTFRDAGLAIFGPTKAAAQLEGSKAFAKEFMKRHNIPTASFQICQSRRETENVVAGKVFPYVIKVDGLAAGKGALVIQNKADLSAALAEIYTENKFGKAAEKVVIEDFLIGEELSVFAVTDGNRYVVLHSAQDHKRIFDGDLGPNTGGMGAYSPAPLGSKSVLEKIEEKVIRPVLDGMRTEGTPYTGVLYCGLMIDNGELSVVEFNARFGDPETQVVIPLIASDFAELLYGTATGKLDKTTFSLSNRFAACVVLASKGYPGSYEKGKQIYGIDDSFADPDQTLFIAGAKFDGTSWITTGGRVFGVTAISDSLESAIDLAYRRVAGIHFDGIQFRTDIGKKAFQTKN